A window of the Ammoniphilus oxalaticus genome harbors these coding sequences:
- a CDS encoding 2-oxoacid:ferredoxin oxidoreductase subunit beta, with amino-acid sequence MATFKDFRNNVKPNWCPGCGDFAVQAAIQRAAANEGLEPEELVVVSGIGCSGRISGYINSYGFHGIHGRALPIAQGVKMANRELTVIASGGDGDGFAIGMGHTIHAMRRNVDITYIVMDNQVYGLTKGQTSPRSSAGFVTKSTPRGSIESAVSPMQLALTVGATFVAQTMSSDLRGMTDLIQKAIQHKGFSFVNVFSPCVTFNKINTYDWFRENVKSLNEIEGYDPHDRIMAMQALMEHDDLVNGLIYHNTNASDYQSLIHGFKEEGLAKADLKLEQDKFEQLCAEFM; translated from the coding sequence ATGGCAACATTTAAAGACTTCCGTAACAATGTAAAACCGAATTGGTGCCCAGGTTGCGGCGACTTCGCCGTTCAGGCTGCAATCCAGCGCGCGGCGGCGAATGAGGGGTTAGAACCAGAGGAACTTGTCGTCGTCTCGGGTATTGGCTGTTCAGGGCGAATCTCGGGCTATATTAATTCTTATGGATTCCATGGCATACACGGACGAGCATTGCCAATTGCGCAAGGGGTGAAAATGGCGAACCGCGAACTAACCGTAATCGCTTCCGGCGGGGATGGCGATGGATTTGCGATCGGAATGGGGCATACGATTCACGCGATGCGCAGAAATGTCGATATAACGTACATTGTAATGGATAACCAAGTATACGGATTAACGAAAGGCCAAACCTCTCCACGCAGCAGCGCCGGGTTTGTAACGAAAAGCACGCCGCGCGGCTCGATTGAGTCAGCCGTTTCCCCGATGCAGCTGGCGCTAACTGTTGGAGCAACGTTCGTCGCTCAAACGATGTCAAGCGATTTGCGAGGGATGACGGATTTGATCCAAAAAGCGATTCAACACAAAGGGTTTTCTTTTGTGAACGTATTTAGCCCGTGCGTCACGTTTAATAAAATCAATACGTACGATTGGTTCCGCGAAAATGTGAAAAGCCTAAATGAAATTGAAGGCTATGACCCACACGATCGAATCATGGCCATGCAGGCGTTAATGGAACACGACGATTTGGTAAACGGACTAATTTATCATAATACAAATGCAAGCGATTACCAATCTTTAATTCACGGATTCAAGGAAGAAGGTTTGGCTAAGGCCGATTTAAAACTTGAACAAGATAAGTTTGAGCAATTGTGCGCGGAATTTATGTAG
- the mutS gene encoding DNA mismatch repair protein MutS gives MAKYTPMIEQYLSIKADYPDAFLFFRLGDFYELFFEDAVLAARELEITLTGRGGGTEERIPMCGVPYHSVDAYYEALLKKGYKIAICEQVEDPKDAKGVVKREVVRVLTPGTVMEGKLLTDREHNYLVAAWGEQQQYALAACDITTGHFYGAWFDSIEQLVGEIASYQPKEVLVPELAQSEEISKQCSNLGVQMIERVSETERETYGQLAEQQFSVSIDKPLLRNTAGLLIAYLRETQRSTLEHIQEIEIYAAQQYMLIDPYSKRNLEITESLIEKKKQGSLLWYLDQTVTAMGARMLRMWVDKPLLNRNDIEKRLDSVGFFTTQLFVREQLRDFLKLIYDLERMSGRISFGNANAKDLIHLKQSLEVVPKIKQIFEAETNLPQGVSENVAELDSCPDIVALIGKSIVDDPPLSLKEGGLIKEGYHDHLDKLKTVSRDGKQWIANLEKEEREATGIRSLKVGYNRIFGYYIEVTKSNLAAIPSGRYERKQTLANAERFITPELKEQEGLILEAEEKLTELEYNLFIEIRSQVASHVRRLQSLAHRIAQLDVLASLAEVAQERQLVRPAFSARSELVIVEGRHPVVEKVLDRDTPFIPNDTVMDGEENRLLLVTGPNMAGKSTYMRQLALIVMMAQLGSFVPAKEARLSVVDQIFTRIGAADDLVGGQSTFMVEMSDIQLMTARATKDSLVIIDEIGRGTSTHDGMSIAQAVIEYVHDQIACRALVSTHYHELAVLEESLSGMKNYHMAVQEEKDRVIFLRKLKRGATDESYGIYCATLAGLPEQIIQRAEQLLNQYRLTNRSTSETTEKHSSQLEELVQESFQLGLFSETAPPEQKRQKIDKETQQLIQSLKEVDLINMTPLQAMNFLYEMKQKLT, from the coding sequence ATGGCAAAATACACCCCAATGATAGAACAATATTTATCGATTAAGGCAGATTATCCCGATGCCTTTCTTTTTTTTCGATTAGGGGATTTCTATGAACTATTTTTCGAAGATGCGGTGTTAGCCGCAAGAGAATTAGAAATTACGTTAACAGGACGGGGTGGAGGAACGGAGGAACGGATCCCAATGTGCGGCGTTCCTTACCATTCCGTTGATGCTTATTATGAAGCGCTCCTGAAAAAGGGGTATAAAATTGCGATTTGCGAGCAGGTGGAAGATCCAAAAGATGCAAAAGGAGTGGTGAAAAGGGAAGTTGTTCGCGTCCTAACGCCTGGCACAGTGATGGAAGGTAAGCTGTTAACTGACCGCGAGCACAATTATCTCGTTGCTGCTTGGGGAGAGCAACAGCAGTACGCGCTCGCCGCCTGCGATATTACGACAGGTCACTTTTATGGCGCCTGGTTCGATTCAATTGAGCAACTCGTTGGCGAAATTGCTTCGTATCAACCCAAAGAGGTACTGGTGCCCGAACTGGCGCAAAGCGAGGAGATCAGCAAACAGTGTTCGAACCTTGGCGTTCAGATGATCGAACGTGTTTCAGAAACAGAGCGAGAAACGTATGGACAGCTGGCGGAGCAACAATTCAGCGTTTCAATTGACAAGCCCCTTTTACGAAATACGGCAGGATTGTTGATAGCGTATTTAAGAGAGACGCAACGCTCCACCTTAGAGCACATCCAGGAAATTGAAATTTACGCGGCGCAACAGTACATGTTAATTGACCCATATTCAAAGCGGAACTTGGAGATCACAGAGTCGTTAATCGAGAAGAAGAAGCAAGGCTCGTTGTTGTGGTATTTAGATCAAACCGTCACTGCGATGGGGGCCCGCATGTTAAGAATGTGGGTGGACAAGCCGCTCTTAAACCGAAATGATATTGAAAAAAGGCTGGACTCAGTTGGTTTTTTTACAACGCAGTTGTTTGTTCGCGAACAATTACGCGATTTTTTAAAGTTGATTTATGACTTGGAAAGAATGTCAGGGCGCATTTCGTTTGGTAACGCCAATGCAAAAGATTTGATCCATTTAAAACAATCGTTGGAAGTGGTTCCGAAAATCAAACAAATTTTTGAGGCGGAAACGAATTTGCCACAGGGTGTGAGCGAAAATGTTGCGGAATTGGATTCGTGCCCAGACATCGTCGCCTTGATTGGAAAATCAATCGTTGATGATCCGCCGCTTTCCTTGAAAGAGGGCGGTTTGATTAAAGAGGGGTATCATGACCATTTGGATAAATTGAAAACAGTCAGTCGAGACGGAAAGCAGTGGATTGCGAATTTGGAGAAAGAAGAGCGGGAAGCAACCGGAATCCGTTCGTTGAAGGTCGGTTACAACAGAATATTCGGATACTATATTGAAGTGACGAAATCGAACTTGGCTGCGATTCCAAGTGGACGCTATGAGCGCAAGCAAACACTCGCCAATGCTGAACGTTTTATTACCCCCGAATTAAAAGAGCAAGAAGGGCTCATTTTGGAAGCTGAAGAAAAATTGACCGAGCTCGAGTATAACTTGTTTATAGAGATCCGTTCGCAAGTCGCTAGCCACGTGAGACGATTGCAGTCTCTTGCCCATCGGATTGCGCAGTTGGACGTTTTAGCGTCACTAGCTGAAGTCGCTCAAGAGCGTCAACTCGTTCGTCCCGCGTTTAGCGCTCGTTCCGAATTGGTTATCGTGGAAGGTAGACACCCCGTCGTAGAAAAGGTGTTGGACCGTGACACGCCATTTATCCCGAATGACACCGTAATGGATGGCGAAGAAAATCGCCTGTTACTTGTTACGGGGCCGAACATGGCGGGGAAGAGCACGTACATGAGGCAATTGGCTTTAATCGTGATGATGGCTCAATTGGGAAGTTTTGTGCCCGCAAAAGAGGCTCGTTTATCTGTCGTTGATCAAATTTTTACCCGAATCGGGGCAGCGGATGACCTGGTTGGCGGGCAGAGCACGTTTATGGTAGAAATGAGCGATATTCAACTGATGACCGCGCGGGCAACGAAAGATAGTCTAGTCATTATTGATGAGATAGGGCGCGGCACCTCGACGCATGACGGGATGTCGATTGCTCAGGCAGTGATCGAATATGTGCACGATCAGATCGCTTGTCGGGCGTTAGTATCTACTCATTATCATGAGCTTGCGGTTTTGGAAGAATCGTTGTCTGGCATGAAGAACTACCACATGGCTGTCCAAGAAGAAAAAGATCGCGTTATTTTCTTGCGGAAGTTAAAACGAGGCGCGACCGATGAAAGCTACGGGATCTATTGCGCTACATTAGCTGGGCTGCCAGAACAAATTATTCAACGAGCGGAGCAGTTGTTAAATCAATATCGTTTAACTAACCGCTCTACGTCCGAAACAACAGAAAAGCATTCGTCGCAACTAGAAGAGCTCGTACAAGAAAGTTTCCAACTTGGCCTCTTTTCCGAAACAGCGCCTCCGGAGCAAAAGAGGCAGAAGATAGACAAAGAAACGCAGCAGTTAATTCAATCGTTAAAAGAGGTAGATTTAATTAATATGACGCCGCTGCAAGCGATGAACTTCCTGTATGAAATGAAACAAAAGTTAACCTAA
- a CDS encoding 2-oxoacid:acceptor oxidoreductase subunit alpha yields the protein MLNQLSWKVGGQQGEGIDSTGEIFAIALNRQGYYLYAYRHFSSRIKGGHTNNKIRVSTKPISALSDDLDVLVAFDQDTINVNAHELRAGGIIIADSKFSPKAPTEMDVRLFSVPFTEIAQELGTTLMKNMVAVGASSAALGLPVEMFKEVVTELFTRKGQNVVDRNMEAISKGAEYIYKEAGGSIPDFQLESADGKKRMYMIGNDAIALGLLAGGARFMPAYPITPASEIMEYLIKKLPLFGGAVIQTEDEIAAVTMAIGANYTGARAFTASAGPGLSLMMEAIGLAGMTETPLVIINTQRGGPSTGLPTKQEQSDINAMIYGTHGEIPKVVLAPSTPEEAFYDAIEALNIAEEYQVPVILLTDLQLSLGKQTVEPLQYDKIEIRRGKLNNSDQPETESGMFKRYEFTESGVSPRVIPGVKNGIHHVTGVEHNEVGRPSEDALNRRKMMDKRLRKLDGFTLPTSVVIDEQHEKPDALVVGMGATRGAIEEAAQRLAADGMKINTAIIRLIWPFPERELRSYFENAKRVIVVENNATGQLADLMKLHFSGHEKVKKVLKYDGNPFLPSIVYQECKELL from the coding sequence ATGTTAAATCAACTTTCATGGAAGGTTGGAGGGCAGCAAGGGGAGGGAATCGACAGTACCGGCGAAATTTTTGCAATTGCTTTAAACCGTCAAGGTTATTACTTATATGCTTATCGTCACTTTTCATCCAGAATAAAAGGGGGACACACGAATAATAAAATTCGGGTGAGCACAAAGCCGATCAGCGCCCTCTCGGATGATTTAGATGTGTTGGTTGCTTTTGATCAGGATACGATTAACGTCAATGCCCATGAACTGCGCGCGGGCGGCATTATTATTGCTGACAGTAAGTTTTCGCCGAAAGCGCCGACGGAAATGGATGTCCGCTTATTCTCCGTTCCTTTTACGGAAATCGCTCAAGAACTAGGGACTACACTAATGAAAAATATGGTTGCCGTTGGCGCTTCTTCCGCTGCTCTCGGTTTGCCTGTTGAGATGTTCAAAGAAGTCGTCACGGAGTTGTTCACGAGGAAAGGACAAAATGTCGTCGATCGAAATATGGAAGCCATTTCGAAAGGCGCTGAATACATTTATAAAGAAGCGGGCGGCAGTATCCCTGATTTTCAATTAGAATCAGCGGATGGGAAGAAGCGAATGTATATGATTGGAAATGACGCCATCGCATTAGGTTTGCTTGCGGGCGGCGCTCGGTTCATGCCAGCCTATCCGATTACGCCCGCCTCGGAAATTATGGAATATTTAATTAAAAAATTGCCTTTATTCGGCGGCGCTGTTATTCAAACCGAAGATGAAATTGCCGCTGTGACGATGGCGATTGGCGCCAACTACACAGGGGCGCGAGCGTTTACAGCATCCGCAGGACCAGGGTTGTCGCTGATGATGGAAGCAATTGGTTTGGCGGGAATGACGGAGACGCCGTTAGTGATTATCAACACGCAGCGCGGCGGACCTTCTACAGGCTTGCCAACGAAACAAGAGCAAAGCGATATCAATGCGATGATTTATGGGACACATGGTGAAATTCCAAAAGTTGTGTTGGCTCCGAGCACACCCGAAGAAGCTTTCTACGACGCAATCGAAGCGCTTAATATTGCGGAGGAATACCAAGTGCCCGTCATTTTGTTAACTGATTTACAGCTTTCATTAGGAAAACAAACGGTTGAACCGTTGCAATACGATAAAATTGAAATTCGCCGCGGTAAATTAAATAATTCGGACCAGCCAGAAACGGAAAGCGGGATGTTTAAGCGGTATGAATTTACGGAAAGCGGTGTTTCTCCGCGTGTCATCCCTGGTGTCAAAAATGGGATTCACCATGTGACAGGGGTTGAACATAATGAGGTGGGGCGTCCTTCGGAAGATGCGCTAAATCGGCGGAAAATGATGGACAAAAGATTAAGAAAGTTAGATGGATTTACGCTTCCAACAAGTGTCGTAATAGATGAGCAGCATGAGAAGCCCGATGCGTTGGTGGTTGGCATGGGCGCGACGCGGGGCGCGATCGAGGAAGCCGCTCAACGCTTAGCGGCGGATGGAATGAAAATTAATACGGCTATTATTCGATTAATCTGGCCATTTCCTGAACGAGAGTTGAGGTCTTATTTCGAAAATGCGAAACGAGTGATTGTCGTCGAAAACAATGCGACTGGTCAGTTGGCAGATTTAATGAAGCTTCACTTTAGCGGACATGAAAAAGTAAAAAAAGTACTCAAGTATGACGGAAATCCATTTTTGCCTTCGATTGTATACCAAGAATGTAAGGAGTTGTTATAA
- the cotE gene encoding outer spore coat protein CotE: protein MPSTDKEMQCREIITRAVCGKGRKFSGRSHTITPKQPPSEVLGCWIINHKYEADKVGDVIEVTGSYDVQIWVSYNDNTDTAVIKETVTFVESVPLSFYDDNCRGKLEVYAQATQQPNCLEAKLVGDGRVVVKVETEYAVEVVGETKLCVVICDSCDDDEKDFDFGGLDDVEEFDELEFDEDFIDDLD, encoded by the coding sequence ATGCCGAGTACAGATAAAGAAATGCAGTGCCGTGAGATAATTACAAGAGCGGTCTGTGGAAAAGGTCGAAAGTTTTCTGGACGTAGCCATACCATCACCCCTAAGCAACCCCCTTCCGAAGTTTTGGGTTGCTGGATCATCAATCACAAATATGAAGCCGATAAAGTGGGTGATGTGATTGAAGTTACGGGTTCATATGATGTGCAAATTTGGGTTTCTTACAATGACAATACGGATACAGCCGTGATTAAAGAGACGGTCACTTTTGTTGAGAGTGTTCCGCTTTCTTTCTATGATGACAATTGCCGCGGCAAGCTTGAGGTGTATGCCCAGGCGACCCAACAACCCAATTGTTTAGAAGCGAAGTTGGTCGGCGACGGCAGAGTTGTGGTAAAGGTTGAAACAGAATACGCTGTAGAGGTCGTAGGCGAAACGAAGTTGTGTGTTGTCATCTGCGATAGTTGTGATGATGATGAAAAAGACTTTGATTTCGGCGGTTTAGACGATGTTGAAGAATTTGATGAGCTTGAGTTCGATGAAGACTTTATCGACGACTTAGACTAA
- a CDS encoding RicAFT regulatory complex protein RicA family protein, translating into MGNEQTVVNHSVIVQKAKELADMISNSNEVDFYKKAEEQIKANDKVQELIGQIRNKQKEAVALEALGRAELIKKVEQEMDELHEQLDQIPLVTQFKQTQMEINDLLQMVTNVIANTVSERIIVSTGGDPLSGDTGYPVARTGANTGGG; encoded by the coding sequence ATGGGAAACGAACAAACGGTTGTCAATCATAGCGTTATCGTTCAGAAGGCGAAAGAATTAGCTGACATGATTTCTAATTCCAATGAGGTTGATTTTTATAAAAAAGCGGAAGAGCAAATTAAAGCGAACGATAAAGTGCAAGAGTTAATTGGGCAGATTCGAAATAAGCAAAAAGAAGCGGTTGCCTTAGAAGCGTTAGGGCGCGCGGAGCTGATTAAAAAGGTCGAGCAAGAAATGGATGAATTACATGAACAACTCGACCAAATTCCACTTGTCACACAATTCAAGCAAACGCAAATGGAAATTAACGATTTGCTGCAGATGGTGACAAACGTGATTGCTAACACGGTTTCGGAAAGAATTATTGTCTCAACCGGCGGTGATCCGCTATCAGGAGATACCGGTTATCCGGTTGCAAGAACAGGCGCGAATACAGGTGGTGGCTGA
- a CDS encoding class I SAM-dependent methyltransferase, with protein sequence MFPRITDYAHQLLEQRIQPGAHVIDATMGNGHDTVFLAQQVGETGKVYSFDIQQQALDSTRQLLVKRHLEQRARLFLQSHAMMDFPAESIDAVVFNLGYLPRSDKTITTQAETTIESIKRALRFLKVGGLIVVVVYWGHEQGKIEKQAVEQFVEGLPFPEFMVLRYQYMNPLNQPPFVLAIERRRRPTVD encoded by the coding sequence ATGTTTCCACGAATTACAGACTATGCCCATCAATTATTAGAGCAACGGATTCAGCCAGGCGCTCATGTGATTGACGCGACGATGGGAAATGGCCATGACACGGTATTTTTAGCTCAACAAGTAGGCGAGACAGGCAAGGTATACAGTTTCGATATTCAACAACAGGCGCTCGATTCAACACGGCAATTGTTAGTTAAGCGCCATCTGGAGCAGAGGGCCAGGTTGTTTCTTCAATCTCATGCCATGATGGACTTTCCAGCGGAAAGTATCGATGCGGTTGTTTTCAACTTGGGTTATTTGCCGCGTTCAGATAAAACAATTACTACGCAAGCAGAAACGACGATTGAGTCCATAAAAAGGGCGCTTCGCTTTCTGAAAGTCGGTGGATTAATCGTAGTGGTTGTCTATTGGGGACATGAGCAAGGAAAAATTGAAAAGCAAGCAGTTGAGCAATTTGTAGAAGGGCTACCATTTCCTGAGTTTATGGTGTTGCGGTATCAATATATGAACCCGTTGAATCAGCCGCCGTTTGTATTGGCAATCGAGCGTCGGCGTCGTCCAACCGTAGATTAA
- the miaB gene encoding tRNA (N6-isopentenyl adenosine(37)-C2)-methylthiotransferase MiaB — translation MSDKKDYGQYFQSTYEPDGNRKRPKTAEDVGYSQQEGKRRGKEEVMVVNFDPIPDELKCLGRERTYCIVTFGCQMNEHDSETIAGILEDMGYTATTNEREADVVLYNTCAIRENAEDRVFGHLGALKAVKLERPDMILGVCGCMSQDESVVNRILTTYQHVDLIFGTHNIHRLPILLRDAYYSKEMVVEVWAKEGDVIENMPKIREGGLKAWVNIIYGCDKFCTYCIVPYTRGKERSRLPEDVIAEVRELARQGYQEITLLGQNVNAYGKDLEDRDYLFGDLMDDISKIDIPRIRFTTSHPRDFDDHLVEVLAKGGNLVEHIHLPVQSGNTEVLRKMSRKYSREEYLELVDKIKRAIPNAVLTTDIIVGFPGETEEQFQDTLSLMEEVRYDSAYTFIYSPRHGTPAEGMEDDIPEEVKKERLQRLMSVVNRISREKNEALRGEIVEVLVEGESKNNPDVLSGRTRGNKLVHFVGPKDCIGKFVHVKITEPQTWALKGELMTRVEV, via the coding sequence ATGTCTGATAAAAAAGATTACGGTCAGTACTTCCAAAGTACATATGAACCCGACGGTAATCGCAAAAGACCAAAAACAGCCGAGGATGTCGGCTATTCGCAACAAGAAGGGAAGCGACGGGGCAAGGAAGAAGTGATGGTTGTTAATTTTGACCCGATTCCCGATGAATTAAAATGTCTTGGCCGAGAACGAACGTATTGTATCGTCACGTTTGGTTGCCAGATGAATGAACATGACAGTGAAACAATTGCCGGCATTTTAGAGGATATGGGTTATACAGCAACAACGAATGAACGGGAAGCAGATGTTGTCCTCTACAACACATGCGCGATTCGGGAAAATGCGGAAGATCGGGTGTTCGGGCATTTAGGCGCGCTAAAAGCAGTGAAGTTGGAAAGGCCGGATATGATTCTCGGTGTGTGCGGTTGCATGTCGCAAGATGAATCGGTTGTTAATCGCATCTTGACGACGTACCAGCATGTTGATTTAATTTTTGGGACCCACAATATTCATCGCTTGCCGATTCTGCTGCGAGACGCTTATTACAGTAAAGAGATGGTTGTTGAAGTATGGGCTAAAGAAGGAGACGTTATCGAGAATATGCCGAAAATTCGCGAAGGCGGATTAAAGGCGTGGGTCAATATCATTTATGGTTGCGACAAGTTTTGTACGTACTGCATCGTTCCTTATACACGCGGGAAGGAACGAAGTCGTTTACCTGAAGATGTTATTGCGGAAGTGCGCGAGTTGGCGAGACAAGGGTACCAAGAAATTACATTGCTCGGACAAAACGTAAACGCCTACGGCAAAGACCTTGAAGATCGCGACTATTTGTTCGGCGACTTAATGGATGACATTTCTAAAATTGATATTCCGAGAATTCGGTTTACAACGAGTCATCCACGCGACTTTGACGACCATTTAGTAGAGGTGTTAGCGAAGGGCGGCAACTTAGTTGAGCATATCCATTTACCGGTTCAATCAGGCAACACCGAAGTTTTGAGAAAAATGTCCCGAAAATATTCAAGAGAAGAATATTTAGAGCTGGTCGATAAGATCAAGCGCGCGATTCCAAACGCGGTGCTGACGACCGACATTATTGTTGGTTTTCCTGGAGAGACAGAAGAGCAGTTTCAGGACACGCTGTCGTTGATGGAAGAAGTGCGCTATGATTCGGCCTATACGTTTATTTATTCGCCGCGTCATGGCACGCCTGCGGAAGGAATGGAAGATGACATTCCCGAAGAAGTGAAAAAAGAACGGCTACAACGTTTAATGAGTGTAGTAAATCGTATTTCTCGGGAGAAAAATGAAGCGCTACGCGGAGAAATTGTTGAGGTGCTTGTCGAAGGCGAGTCCAAAAATAATCCTGATGTATTGTCAGGCAGAACGCGCGGAAATAAATTGGTTCACTTCGTTGGGCCAAAGGATTGTATCGGTAAGTTTGTCCATGTTAAAATAACTGAGCCACAGACATGGGCTTTAAAAGGGGAATTAATGACCAGAGTGGAGGTTTAG
- a CDS encoding putative amidoligase domain-containing protein, with the protein MSAFLLYSKQSPPHPLLSHLNIPTGSTLSSDHPQIVIQWGIAQLSAQDPNIHVLNGEEGLHNVSNRKMMLEILRWNGIQTIHEETSASKISTIRRYFIPVFQQQELALFRSQGKKVWLTNELSSHSSDTYEEIEITRSIREIRRILQLAVRSVYCLGLDFGGVLIGIGLNGTLNVIDVTPTPKLNQSLAEKFGKAFEQYVRRYKDPAPSPVVMGADPEFVLRNKSTGKMVLASRFFGRKGPVGCDQIWLRGDQTRQKLPLAELRPEPASEPRQLTLNLYRTMLLAEKKIDNASIEWLAGGMPMKGYPIGGHIHFSQTKVNSHFLRALDSYLCLPLMIIENQHSLGRRPKYGFLGDYRNQFHGGFEYRPLPSWLVSPRVTKGTLALAKLIAESYPRLNLLPTYYSSIQEAFYKGNKRKILQAVKANWVHLEKLDDYRTYKKYIEPLREMIFNQEEWNEFGDIRQAWKIRPFSAKRTISNMI; encoded by the coding sequence ATGTCTGCATTCCTTTTATATTCAAAGCAAAGCCCACCCCATCCGTTGCTGTCTCACCTAAATATTCCGACCGGGTCCACATTGTCTAGCGATCATCCTCAAATTGTTATTCAATGGGGAATTGCGCAATTGTCGGCCCAGGATCCAAATATCCACGTTTTGAACGGTGAAGAGGGGCTACACAATGTTTCAAATCGTAAAATGATGCTTGAGATATTAAGATGGAATGGAATTCAAACGATTCATGAAGAAACATCAGCTTCAAAGATATCGACGATCCGAAGATATTTTATTCCCGTTTTTCAACAGCAAGAACTTGCCTTGTTCCGCTCCCAGGGTAAAAAGGTTTGGTTGACGAATGAACTCTCAAGCCATTCATCTGATACGTATGAAGAAATTGAAATCACGCGATCGATTCGCGAAATTCGAAGAATTCTGCAACTAGCAGTCCGTAGTGTGTATTGTTTAGGGCTTGATTTCGGCGGTGTTTTAATCGGAATCGGTTTGAATGGAACGCTCAATGTAATCGATGTAACGCCAACACCGAAATTAAATCAATCGCTTGCTGAAAAATTTGGAAAAGCGTTTGAACAGTATGTAAGGCGATATAAGGACCCAGCTCCAAGTCCCGTCGTGATGGGCGCTGATCCAGAATTTGTATTGCGCAATAAATCAACAGGTAAAATGGTCTTAGCGTCCCGTTTTTTTGGCAGAAAAGGACCGGTTGGTTGCGACCAGATCTGGCTAAGAGGCGACCAAACGAGACAAAAGTTACCGCTCGCCGAATTGCGACCCGAGCCTGCAAGTGAACCGCGTCAGTTAACGTTAAATCTATATCGAACGATGCTGTTAGCCGAGAAAAAAATTGACAATGCGTCGATCGAATGGTTAGCCGGGGGGATGCCGATGAAAGGCTATCCGATCGGGGGACACATCCACTTTAGTCAAACGAAAGTAAACTCACACTTTTTACGGGCGCTTGATTCGTACTTATGTTTGCCGCTGATGATTATCGAAAATCAACATTCGTTGGGTAGAAGACCGAAATATGGATTTCTAGGGGATTATCGCAACCAATTTCATGGCGGATTTGAATACCGTCCGTTGCCGAGTTGGCTCGTTTCGCCGAGAGTGACGAAGGGAACGCTTGCTCTGGCTAAATTAATCGCTGAATCCTATCCTCGTTTAAATTTGTTGCCCACTTACTATTCATCGATTCAAGAAGCTTTTTATAAGGGGAACAAAAGAAAGATTTTACAAGCTGTTAAAGCGAATTGGGTTCATCTCGAGAAATTGGATGACTATCGAACATATAAAAAATATATTGAACCGTTACGGGAGATGATCTTCAATCAGGAGGAATGGAATGAATTCGGGGACATCCGTCAGGCGTGGAAGATCCGACCATTTTCCGCAAAAAGAACAATTAGTAATATGATATAA